In the genome of Coregonus clupeaformis isolate EN_2021a chromosome 11, ASM2061545v1, whole genome shotgun sequence, one region contains:
- the LOC121576621 gene encoding repulsive guidance molecule A: MQSRRERREVRPRAGWMVMGKGAGGPSALKVGKILVVFLCLFPSVSLQCKILKCNSEFWASTSSSGPEEEFCTALRAYNNCVRRTARTCRGDLAYHSAQHGIEDLMSQNNCSKEGPTTQPRARTPAPPPPPQLQPDSQERSDGPEQCHYERSLPRQSSLPNYTHCGFFGDPHLRTFSDDFQTCKVEGAWPLIHNKYLSVQVTNTPVVPGSSATATSKLTIIFKNFQECVDQKMYHAETDELPAAFADGSKNGGDRHGANTLRIVEKVPGQQVEIHARYIGTTIVVRQVGRYLTFAVRMPEEVVNSVEDRDNQDLYLCLHGCPANQRIDFRTFRARAVEDHGPSKSRTGSPPHGFTYQAAMAKCKERLPVEDLYFQSCVFDLLSSGDINFTMAAYYAFEDVKMLHSNKDKYHIYEKDAFGSNAAPRESDVFSLVLLNFLAVLLFIYSPLPTSSSLS; encoded by the exons TGAGTCTGCAGTGTAAGATCCTCAAGTGTAACTCAGAGTTTTGGGCCTCCACCTCAAGCTCTGGCCCGGAGGAGGAGTTCTGTACAGCGCTGCGGGCGTACAACAACTGTGTACGCCGCACCGCACGCACTTGCAGAGGCGACTTGGCCTACCACTCAGCCCAACATGGCATAGAGGACCTCATGAGCCAGAACAACTGCTCCAAAGAGGGGCCTACAACTCAGCCTCGAGCCCGGACCCCCgctccacccccaccaccacagcTCCAGCCTGACAGCCAGGAGCGCTCCGATGGGCCAGAGCAGTGTCATTACGAACGCAGCCTTCCTCGCCAATCCTCACTACCCAACTACACCCACTGTGGCTTCTTTGGAGACccgcacctccgtaccttcagcgATGACTTCCAGACCTGCAAGGTTGAGGGAGCCTGGCCCCTTATCCATAACAAATACCTGTCTGTTCAGGTGACCAACACACCTGTGGTGCCTGGTTCCTCTGCTACGGCCACCAGCAAG TTGACAATCATCTTCAAGAACTTCCAGGAGTGTGTGGACCAGAAGATGTATCACGCAGAGACAGACGAGCTGCCTGCGGCATTCGCCGACGGCTCCAAGAACGGTGGAGACCGCCACGGGGCCAACACGCTGCGCATCGTGGAGAAGGTGCCTGGGCAGCAGGTAGAGATCCACGCACGCTACATCGGTACAACCATCGTGGTCCGGCAGGTGGGCCGATACCTGACCTTTGCTGTGCGGATGCCAGAGGAAGTAGTGAACTCTGTAGAAGACCGAGACAACCAGGACCTGTACCTCTGCCTGCACGGCTGCCCTGCCAACCAGCGCATCGACTTCAGGACATTCAGGGCCCGTGCAGTGGAGGACCACGGCCCAAGCAAGAGCAGGACGGGCAGCCCTCCCCATGGGTTTACCTACCAGGCTGCCATGGCTAAGTGTAAAGAGCGCCTCCCGGTGGAGGACCTCTACTTCCAGTCCTGTGTGTTCGACCTGCTTTCCTCTGGGGACATCAACTTCACCATGGCTGCCTACTATGCCTTTGAGGATGTGAAAATGCTCCACTCCAACAAGGACAAATACCACATTTATGAAAAGGATGCATTTGGGAGTAATGCGGCACCAAGGGAATCAGATGTGTTCTCGCTAGTGCTCCTCAACTTTCTGGCTGTGTTGTTGTTCATTTATAGTCCCCTGCCAACATCATCCTCATTATCCTAG